A stretch of DNA from Planococcus antarcticus DSM 14505:
CATGACAGTTTCAGTCGTAGCGCTATCGATTGGACTTGGGCTGCTGTTTAAGCGCATGGTCAATGAAAGCCTAGCGACCAGCCTGATCGGTTCAATTCCCGGTGGCTTGGCGCAGATGGTGGTCATTGCCGAAGAGATTCCTTCTGCGAACATCACTGTGGTTACGATGATGCAGACCATTCGAATTTTCATGGTCGTGACGATTGTGCCGTTCTTGACGATTTTCCTGAACGGCAGAGGTGTAGGAGAGCTGGAACAACGGATTTTTTCATTTTCACCAATGCTATTCCTGCTGGCGTTTATTATCGGATTGGCGCTTTACGCCGGAATGAAACGAATAGGCTTTCCGGCCGCTGAACTGCTAGCGCCAATTTTGGCGATGGCCGTTCTCCAAACTGTGTCAGGCGATGTCCTGATTGATATGCCATACTGGCTCATTGCCATCGCGCAAGTCTTTATCGGCGCGAACCTCGGCTTGCAGATGGAAGGGATTGGCGATAAGCTGACGTTCCGACTCGGTGCTGCGATTGTTCTGAACAATGTGCTGCTGATCAGCTTTACCGTGCTGATTGCGTTTATACTCGCAAAATGGCTGCCTGAATACATATTCCTCGACTTCTTCTTGAGCGCAGCGCCCGGTGGCATTGCGGAAATGGCGATCACAGCGCTGGCAGTTGGAGGCGACGTGGCACTTATTACCGGCTTCCAGCTGTTCCGGCTTTTTTTCATTCTGCTGGTAGCATCGCCGATTGTAGCGTTCGTTGTAAAAAAACTTGACGCTAAAACCGAATATTGAGTACAATGGGAGTAATTAGATATTCATGCGTTGAAGAGGATAGTAGATTGTGCGTACATTTCAGAGAGAAGACCAAGTGGTGAGAGGTTTTCATGAGCGTATAATTGAATGTCACCTCGGAGCAGTTGCCGTGAAACGAGTAGCGGGAACCGGACTGAACATCCGTTATGAAACTTGAGAGCCAGGTGTGCAAGTGGACCTGTGTATAAAGGTGGTACCGCGAAAAACTCCTTCGTCCTTTACAGACGATGGGAGTTTTTTGCGTTCTGCCAGAAATTAAAGGAGGAATTCCAATGACTGAACAAATGTCGACTAAGTACGATCCGCAATCGATTGAAAAAGGGCGTTACGATTGGTGGGTCGACAACAAATTCTTTGAAGCCAAACCAGAAAGCGGTAAAACACCTTATACTATTGTGATTCCCCCGCCAAACGTTACCGGCAAGCTTCATTTGGGGCATGCATGGGACACAACATTGCAAGACATTTTAAC
This window harbors:
- a CDS encoding AbrB family transcriptional regulator — encoded protein: MRPFIVTAIIATAAGAVFEAIGMFLPWLLGPMFALLLVNQFTKLPLYWPKILRTAGLVMLGVQIGSSFTRAAVLLMVVDLPYMAFMTVSVVALSIGLGLLFKRMVNESLATSLIGSIPGGLAQMVVIAEEIPSANITVVTMMQTIRIFMVVTIVPFLTIFLNGRGVGELEQRIFSFSPMLFLLAFIIGLALYAGMKRIGFPAAELLAPILAMAVLQTVSGDVLIDMPYWLIAIAQVFIGANLGLQMEGIGDKLTFRLGAAIVLNNVLLISFTVLIAFILAKWLPEYIFLDFFLSAAPGGIAEMAITALAVGGDVALITGFQLFRLFFILLVASPIVAFVVKKLDAKTEY